A stretch of the Candidatus Binatia bacterium genome encodes the following:
- the glmU gene encoding bifunctional UDP-N-acetylglucosamine diphosphorylase/glucosamine-1-phosphate N-acetyltransferase GlmU, translating to MAALDQVGAVLLAAGRGTRMRTVRPKVLHELAGEPLITYPLRLLRSVGADPLVVVVAPEAEETRVACAPFTPRLVVQPRPRGTGDAVRVALESLPDYAGDLLILPGDLPLLQPDTLLRLLSHHRADQAAVTLLTQTVEDPTGFGRVIRDDKGHVLLIREHRDTTEAERRIREVNVGVYCVNSAALRGLLVRLEPNNAQGELYFTDVIALARGAGMHVSSVAAANEEVAQVSNLSDLAHCEALLRRRISHKWMLHGVTIVDPATAYIGPQVELSPDVVIGPNVLLYGRTSVASGTRFDGSARVVDSRIGPNCHIKFGVVMQEAELAEDVVVGPFAQLRPGTRLGPRVHIGDFVETKNAVLAAGVKANHLAYLGDVDVGEETNIGAGTITCNYDGFRKYRTVIGARVQVGSDSQLVAPVAVGDDAYVATGTTVRKDVPAGALVYNPKPQKERLGWVAARRSREARKGNGQEGGSPEESG from the coding sequence ATGGCCGCTCTCGATCAGGTTGGCGCAGTGCTGCTCGCTGCTGGGCGTGGAACGAGGATGCGCACCGTGCGCCCCAAGGTGCTCCACGAGCTAGCCGGCGAGCCGTTGATCACCTATCCGCTACGCTTGTTGCGCTCTGTAGGTGCGGACCCTCTGGTGGTCGTGGTCGCGCCCGAGGCGGAGGAAACCCGAGTTGCCTGTGCACCGTTCACACCCCGTTTGGTCGTACAGCCGCGTCCCCGGGGCACTGGCGACGCCGTTCGGGTAGCCCTCGAAAGCCTGCCCGATTACGCAGGGGACCTGTTGATCCTCCCCGGGGACTTACCGTTGCTGCAACCCGACACCCTCCTGCGCTTACTGTCTCATCACCGCGCCGATCAGGCAGCGGTTACGCTTCTCACCCAAACCGTAGAGGATCCAACTGGGTTTGGCCGCGTAATTCGTGATGACAAGGGACACGTCCTCCTCATCCGCGAACACCGCGACACGACCGAGGCCGAACGGCGAATTCGCGAAGTGAACGTCGGGGTGTACTGCGTCAACTCGGCTGCACTCCGAGGCCTGCTCGTTCGCCTCGAGCCCAACAATGCCCAAGGCGAACTCTATTTCACGGACGTCATCGCCCTGGCGCGGGGCGCCGGCATGCACGTTAGCTCGGTTGCCGCCGCAAACGAGGAAGTGGCGCAGGTGAGCAATCTGAGTGACCTGGCGCACTGCGAGGCCCTTCTGCGCAGGCGGATCTCCCACAAGTGGATGCTCCACGGGGTCACAATTGTCGACCCTGCCACAGCATACATCGGCCCCCAGGTGGAGTTATCGCCCGACGTCGTCATTGGCCCGAACGTGCTGCTGTACGGACGCACCTCGGTTGCCTCCGGCACACGCTTCGACGGCAGTGCACGCGTCGTCGATTCCCGCATTGGTCCGAACTGCCACATCAAGTTCGGCGTCGTCATGCAGGAAGCGGAACTCGCTGAGGACGTCGTGGTCGGCCCCTTCGCCCAGCTACGCCCAGGAACGCGGCTCGGCCCCCGCGTGCATATCGGCGACTTCGTGGAAACGAAAAATGCCGTGCTTGCCGCGGGTGTCAAAGCCAACCACCTGGCGTACTTGGGCGACGTCGACGTCGGCGAAGAAACGAACATCGGCGCAGGCACGATCACGTGCAACTACGATGGCTTTCGCAAGTACAGGACGGTCATTGGCGCCCGCGTGCAAGTTGGAAGCGATTCCCAACTGGTGGCTCCTGTTGCGGTTGGGGACGATGCGTATGTGGCCACGGGCACCACGGTCCGGAAGGACGTGCCGGCAGGCGCCCTCGTGTACAACCCCAAGCCCCAAAAGGAGCGGCTCGGCTGGGTTGCCGCTCGCCGCTCTCGCGAAGCCCGCAAAGGCAACGGCCAAGAAGGGGGATCACCCGAAGAATCCGGCTGA
- a CDS encoding LysR family transcriptional regulator encodes MHIETLKVFCDVVETGSFSQAAAQNFITQSAVSQQLRNLEMKYQCRLLERSRAGAKPTPEGAILYRASREILERYRQIETELQESAKIVCGPLRVAIVYSVGLHELPPYLKEYLRLYPQVNVHVEYSRPNKIYDDAIAGRIDLGIVAYPSKHPQIQIVPFREDKLVVVCPPDHPLSNQKRVTLARLNGETFVGYEREVATRRALDQLFRDRQIQVRYVGEYDNIETIKRAVEIGQGISIVPLASVKHEVEHGTLKVMQLADETILRPLGIVHKKGRHLSPAAVKFIEVLKRPDLQKLHE; translated from the coding sequence ATGCACATCGAGACGCTGAAGGTCTTCTGCGACGTAGTCGAGACTGGGAGCTTTTCGCAAGCGGCGGCACAAAACTTCATTACGCAATCGGCGGTAAGCCAGCAATTGCGTAACCTGGAGATGAAGTACCAATGCCGGCTGCTGGAGCGGAGTCGCGCGGGTGCGAAACCCACCCCCGAAGGAGCGATTTTGTATCGCGCTAGCCGGGAGATTTTGGAGCGCTACCGTCAGATCGAAACGGAGCTCCAGGAAAGTGCCAAGATTGTTTGCGGGCCGTTGCGGGTGGCCATTGTGTACAGCGTCGGTTTGCACGAGTTGCCCCCGTACTTGAAGGAGTACCTGCGTTTGTACCCGCAGGTGAACGTGCACGTGGAATACTCGCGTCCGAACAAAATTTACGACGACGCGATTGCTGGCCGGATCGACCTCGGGATTGTCGCTTACCCTTCGAAGCACCCGCAAATTCAAATTGTGCCGTTCCGAGAGGACAAGCTGGTGGTGGTTTGTCCGCCGGATCATCCACTGTCGAACCAAAAGCGAGTTACGCTTGCGCGCCTGAACGGAGAGACGTTTGTGGGCTACGAGCGCGAGGTGGCCACGCGAAGGGCACTCGACCAACTGTTCCGCGACCGGCAGATTCAAGTGCGGTATGTCGGCGAGTACGACAACATCGAGACAATCAAGCGGGCCGTGGAAATCGGGCAGGGGATTAGCATTGTGCCGCTTGCTTCGGTGAAGCACGAAGTGGAGCATGGCACGCTCAAGGTCATGCAGTTGGCTGACGAAACGATTTTACGTCCGCTCGGCATCGTGCACAAAAAGGGGCGGCACTTGTCTCCGGCGGCGGTAAAGTTCATCGAAGTTTTGAAGCGCCCCGACTTGCAGAAGTTGCACGAATAG